From Medicago truncatula cultivar Jemalong A17 chromosome 7, MtrunA17r5.0-ANR, whole genome shotgun sequence, a single genomic window includes:
- the LOC120576961 gene encoding protein FAR1-RELATED SEQUENCE 5-like produces the protein MDGNVPEEATQSTNVEISEEDILVAAPNVGVELNSEPCKGMEFKSVEKVREFYNSFAKRMGFGVRVRSTKPKRAVFVCCNEGHHIVKSSTNKEIQDGTNQTKRKCSTSRTGCLATLVVKRGTLEGNWIICSFKNDHNHPMVSPKSVSYMRCHKSMNGAAKSLVEHFKEEGIPTGKVATMFSEGDLAFSNRDCWNHVRSLRRKNLDVGDAQAVFNYCKQKQVENSNFFYEIQCDEDSRMINFFWVDARSRLAYQQFGDVISFDTTYKTNKYSMPFAPFVGLNNHYQSILFGCALLQDESERSFIWLFETFLKAMDGKKPKSVITDQDLAMKGALANVFPETRHRLCLWHIRKKFAEKLAHVYHKNSTFKRELKKCIHVSPSIESFEEDWSRLMIEYGLDNNEWLQGLYKIRESWIPVYNRSCFFAGMNTSQRSESINAFFDSFVNASTTLQEFVLKFEKAVDSRLEVEKREDYESRHKKRILATGSKLEEHAASIYSRNIFGKFQDEIRKIYKFKKKKISKDGHNYVYQVSSNYNAQDMFFVDINLDAQIAKCGCQLYEFLGILCRHILVIFQEKGITQIPDHFILQRWTKNANRSIEVCDTTSNFDGQNSTPKILRRMHAQQEAKVLLDLAEESDEIYKFIISDLRRTRMSAIAMKKSNLGISDGVSPLESSQNVNQNCLSEEESEPELTIRNPRNAQTKGRKKDGQKNTQNCRFKSGIELSHAQQVAVKRKACHECGESGHNSRTCKKRNQND, from the coding sequence ATGGATGGTAATGTTCCTGAAGAAGCCACACAGTCAACAAATGTGGAAATATCTGAAGAAGATATTTTAGTTGCTGCTCCTAATGTTGGTGTGGAATTAAATAGTGAACCTTGTAAGGGGATGGAATTCAAATCTGTGGAAAAGGTTAGAGAATTTTATAATTCATTTGCAAAAAGGATGGGTTTTGGAGTACGTGTTCGCTCAACTAAACCAAAGAGAGCTGTCTTTGTATGTTGTAATGAAGGTCATCATATAGTGAAAAGTTCAACAAACAAAGAAATCCAAGATGGcacaaatcaaactaaaagaAAGTGTTCTACTTCTCGAACTGGTTGTCTAGCCACACTTGTTGTTAAAAGAGGTACATTAGAAGGAAATTGGATTATATGTTCATTTAAGAATGATCATAACCATCCCATGGTTAGCCCTAAAAGTGTGTCTTATATGCGGTGTCATAAAAGCATGAATGGTGCTGCAAAAAGTCTTGTTGAACATTTTAAGGAAGAAGGTATACCGACAGGAAAGGTTGCTACAATGTTCAGTGAAGGGGACTTGGCTTTCTCTAATAGGGATTGTTGGAATCATGTTAGAAGTCTTCGAAGAAAAAATTTAGACGTTGGAGATGCTCAAGctgtttttaattattgtaaACAGAAACAGGTagaaaattcaaactttttctATGAAATCCAATGTGATGAAGATTCTCGGATGATAAACTTTTTTTGGGTTGATGCTAGATCAAGATTAGCTTACCAACAATTTGGAGATGTAATATCTTTTGACACCACATATAAGACTAACAAGTATAGTATGCCATTTGCCCCGTTTGTTGGATTGAATAATCATtatcaatcaattttatttggTTGTGCTTTACTACAAGATGAGTCAGAACGCTCGTTTATATGGTTGTTTGAAACTTTTCTTAAGGCAATGGATGGTAAAAAGCCCAAATCTGTCATAACTGACCAGGATTTGGCTATGAAAGGTGCTTTAGCCAATGTTTTTCCAGAAACTAGACATCGCCTCTGCTTATGGCATATTAGGAAAAAATTTGCTGAAAAGTTAGCTCATGTTTATCATAAAAATTCCACTTTCAAGCGAGAATTGAAAAAATGCATTCATGTTTCACCAAGTATAGAAAGTTTTGAAGAAGACTGGAGCCGATTAATGATTGAGTACGGACTAGACAACAATGAATGGCTTCAAGGGTTATATAAAATTAGAGAATCTTGGATACCAGTTTATAATAGAAGCTGTTTTTTTGCTGGGATGAATACAAGTCAAAGAAGTGAGAGCATCAATGCGTTTTTTGATTCTTTTGTGAATGCATCTACAACATTGCAAGAATTtgtgttgaaatttgaaaaggcGGTTGATAGCCGCTTAGAAGTAGAAAAAAGAGAGGATTATGAAAGTAGGCATAAAAAACGCATTTTGGCTACAGGGTCAAAACTTGAGGAGCATGCTGCGTCTATTTATTCGAGAAACATTTTTGGTAAATTTCAAGATGAGATCAGGAAGAtctacaaatttaaaaaaaagaagattagCAAAGATGGACATAACTATGTCTATCAAGTTTCCAGTAACTACAATGCTCAAGATATGTTTTTCGTTGATATAAATTTGGACGCACAGATTGCAAAATGTGGATGTCAATTATATGAGTTTTTGGGGATATTGTGCAGGCATATACTAgtaatttttcaagaaaaaggtATCACTCAAATTCCTGACCATTTTATTTTGCAGCGTTGGACTAAAAATGCTAACAGAAGCATTGAAGTTTGTGATACGACGAGTAATTTTGATGGTCAAAATAGCACACCAAAGATATTAAGAAGGATGCATGCTCAACAAGAAGCAAAGGTATTACTTGATTTGGCTGAAGAGTCTGATGAGATATACAAATTCATTATATCTGATTTGAGGCGCACTCGTATGTCAGCCATTGCAATGAAGAAATCAAATTTAGGTATCAGTGATGGAGTTTCTCCTTTGGAATCTAGCCAAAATGTCAACCAAAATTGCTTGTCGGAGGAAGAAAGTGAACCAGAATTGACTATTAGAAATCCACGCAATGCACAAACAAAAGGGAGAAAGAAGGATGGACAGAAAAACACTCAAAATTGTAGATTCAAGAGTGGAATTGAACTGTCACATGCTCAACAAGTAGCAGTCAAAAGAAAAGCATGTCATGAGTGTGGTGAATCTGGTCACAACAGCAGAACTTGCaagaaaagaaatcaaaatgattaa
- the LOC25497933 gene encoding uncharacterized protein isoform X1 → MAMASSNMMNIGLASSYKKKKTMLFEVSCSRKRDRDRERGSNSIHPYKVIEITPPPKSLGVRCLPPQNLQCGESVTIEGQTYTISAVTLRYQLRKGKYEQSEKRLDVLSTGRYLVNLYFENLLEQS, encoded by the exons ATGGCAATGGCATCGTCCAACATGATGAACATAGGTCTTGCTTCATCatacaagaagaagaag ACGATGTTGTTTGAGGTATCATGCAGTAGAAAGAGAGACAGAGACAGAGAACGAGGTAGTAACAGTATCCACCCATATAAAGTTATTGAGATTACTCCTCCACCCAAGTCTCTTGGCGTTCGTTGTCTTCCCCCC CAGAACTTGCAATGTGGAGAGAGTGTCACAATTGAAGGACAGACTTATACTATTTCAGCTGTAACGCTTCGGTACCAGCTTCGCAAAGGGAAATACGAACAAAGCGAAAAGAGGCTCGATGTTTTGTCGACAGGAAGATACTTAGtaaatttgtattttgaaaatttattagaaCAATCTTGA
- the LOC25497933 gene encoding uncharacterized protein isoform X3, producing the protein MAMASSNMMNIGLASSYKKKKTMLFEVSCSRKRDRDRERGSNSIHPYKVIEITPPPKSLGVRCLPPNLQCGESVTIEGQTYTISAVTLRYQLRKGKYEQSEKRLDVLSTGRYLVNLYFENLLEQS; encoded by the exons ATGGCAATGGCATCGTCCAACATGATGAACATAGGTCTTGCTTCATCatacaagaagaagaag ACGATGTTGTTTGAGGTATCATGCAGTAGAAAGAGAGACAGAGACAGAGAACGAGGTAGTAACAGTATCCACCCATATAAAGTTATTGAGATTACTCCTCCACCCAAGTCTCTTGGCGTTCGTTGTCTTCCCCCC AACTTGCAATGTGGAGAGAGTGTCACAATTGAAGGACAGACTTATACTATTTCAGCTGTAACGCTTCGGTACCAGCTTCGCAAAGGGAAATACGAACAAAGCGAAAAGAGGCTCGATGTTTTGTCGACAGGAAGATACTTAGtaaatttgtattttgaaaatttattagaaCAATCTTGA
- the LOC25497933 gene encoding uncharacterized protein isoform X2: protein MAMASSNMMNIGLASSYKKKKTMLFEVSCSRKRDRDRERGSNSIHPYKVIEITPPPKSLGVRCLPPGLILFPWFLVYNICDVIAIYQRLICGIWPLNQVDRGLISDSCVWRKFSCGKHIFCYQHVL, encoded by the exons ATGGCAATGGCATCGTCCAACATGATGAACATAGGTCTTGCTTCATCatacaagaagaagaag ACGATGTTGTTTGAGGTATCATGCAGTAGAAAGAGAGACAGAGACAGAGAACGAGGTAGTAACAGTATCCACCCATATAAAGTTATTGAGATTACTCCTCCACCCAAGTCTCTTGGCGTTCGTTGTCTTCCCCCC GGTTTGATATTATTTCCATGGTTTCTTGTGTATAATATATGTGATGTGATTGCAATCTACCAACGATTGATTTGTGGGATTTGGCCCCTTAATCAAGTGGATAGGGGCCTGATCTCTGACTCTTGCGTATGGAGAAAATTTAGTTGCGGAAAACATATCTTTTGTTACCAACATGTTCTCTGA
- the LOC25497934 gene encoding RNA-directed DNA methylation 4 isoform X1, producing MTESSSSPFPPSFHAFSLDRRLKRTLSDFANLSISDSSQNWLEINERPFKRSLLDFGNLSISDSSSSQNVGADSETNVAESSPAAPPSKHVFVRVKRKPFQPPLDAFWLEINERPLKRPLLDFGNLSIANSSQDIEFHNKKVLVQHLKTISSSEVTIDIVRSFLEPRSRSASKSESKVEKRKNFKKVNKQDQFLFKGNQEKESSAKDARFEQILKNRTAIKKTAAEKALHEICHFYDIVRIDCEEKIREVQQEDICLEDQRLLANFMPLLIDVIPKAAAEIEADTSVHSTQDTEDYVYDLYTVMDEMIFEEDSSCCYPLLRVQVDDEHFYDGPDNLDYETDDSSGISLCQVDDEPFFYGFDVPDCENDLSNDNSVNDCAAMFSEEEDSPKFSEEEGSPKFSEEEGSPRFSEEEGSPKFSEEEGSPKSEEEVLPKFSKEGSESKSEERKNDSSCNELSDVKM from the exons ATGACCGAAAGCTCTTCGTCTCCGTTTCCACCATCATTTCACGCTTTCT CTTTGGACAGGCGATTGAAACGTACTCTCTCCGATTTTGCTAATTTGTCAATCTCTGATTCCTCTCAAAACT GGTTGGAAATCAATGAGAGGCCATTCAAGCGTTCTCTATTGGATTTTGGAAATCTATCCATCTCcgattcttcatcttctcaaaACG TTGGTGCTGACTCAGAAACAAATGTGGCTGAGAGCTCTCCAGCTGCTCCTCCATCCAAGCATGTTTTCGTTAGGGTGAAACGAAAACCTTTTCAGCCTCCACTTGATGCTTTCT GGTTGGAAATCAATGAGAGGCCATTGAAGCGTCCTCTCTTGGATTTTGGAAATCTATCAATCGCCAATTCTTCTCAAGACA TAGAATTTCATAACAAGAAGGTTTTGGTGCAACATCTGAAGACAATAAGCAGCTCTGAGGTCACTATTGATATTGTGCGATCATTTCTG GAACCTCGTTCCAGAAGTGCTTCTAAATCTGAGTCGAAAGTTGAGAAAAGAAAGAACTTCAAAAAAGTTAAT AAGCAAGACCAGTTCTTGTTTAAAGGTAATCAAGAAAAAGAG TCTTCAGCTAAAGATGCTCGCTTTGAGCAAATATTGAAGAACAGGACTGCAATAAAGAAGACAGCAGCTGAAAAGGCATTACATGAAATATGCCATTTCTATGACATTGTTCGCATTGACTGTGAAGAAAAAATTAGGGAGGTGCAACAGGA GGATATCTGCTTGGAGGATCAAAGACTTTTGGCTAACTTCATGCCTTTACTAATAGATGTCATTCCTAAGGCTGCTGCAGAGATTGAAGCTGATACAAGTGTTCATTCCACACAAG ATACAGAGGACTATGTTTATGACCTCTATACTGTGATGGATGAGATGATCTTTGAAGAAGATTCTTCATGTTGTTATCCGCT ACTCAGAGTTCAAGTTGATGATGAACATTTTTATGATGGGCCTGACAATTTGGATTATGAAACTGACGACTCAAGTGGCATTTCCCTGTGTCAAGTTGACGATGAaccttttttttatggtttcgATGTTCCGGATTGTGAAAATGACCTCTCAAATG ACAATTCAGTCAATGATTGTGCCGCCATGTTTTCGGAAGAAGAAGATTCGCCCAAGTTTTCGGAAGAAGAAGGCTCACCCAAGTTTTCAGAAGAAGAAGGTTCACCCAGGTTTTCAGAAGAAGAAGGTTCGCCCAAGTTTTCAGAAGAAGAAGGTTCGCCCAAGTCGGAAGAAGAAGTTTTGCCCAAGTTTTCGAAAGAAGGTTCTGAGTCTAAatcagaagaaagaaagaatgacAGTTCTTGTAATGAATTGTCAGATGTAAAAATGTAG
- the LOC25497934 gene encoding RNA-directed DNA methylation 4 isoform X3 codes for MTESSSSPFPPSFHAFSLDRRLKRTLSDFANLSISDSSQNWLEINERPFKRSLLDFGNLSISDSSSSQNVGADSETNVAESSPAAPPSKHVFVRVKRKPFQPPLDAFWLEINERPLKRPLLDFGNLSIANSSQDIEFHNKKVLVQHLKTISSSEVTIDIVRSFLEPRSRSASKSESKVEKRKNFKKVNKQDQFLFKGNQEKESSAKDARFEQILKNRTAIKKTAAEKALHEICHFYDIVRIDCEEKIREVQQEDICLEDQRLLANFMPLLIDVIPKAAAEIEADTSVHSTQDTEDYVYDLYTVMDEMIFEEDSSCCYPLVQVDDEHFYDGPDNLDYETDDSSGISLCQVDDEPFFYGFDVPDCENDLSNDNSVNDCAAMFSEEEDSPKFSEEEGSPKFSEEEGSPRFSEEEGSPKFSEEEGSPKSEEEVLPKFSKEGSESKSEERKNDSSCNELSDVKM; via the exons ATGACCGAAAGCTCTTCGTCTCCGTTTCCACCATCATTTCACGCTTTCT CTTTGGACAGGCGATTGAAACGTACTCTCTCCGATTTTGCTAATTTGTCAATCTCTGATTCCTCTCAAAACT GGTTGGAAATCAATGAGAGGCCATTCAAGCGTTCTCTATTGGATTTTGGAAATCTATCCATCTCcgattcttcatcttctcaaaACG TTGGTGCTGACTCAGAAACAAATGTGGCTGAGAGCTCTCCAGCTGCTCCTCCATCCAAGCATGTTTTCGTTAGGGTGAAACGAAAACCTTTTCAGCCTCCACTTGATGCTTTCT GGTTGGAAATCAATGAGAGGCCATTGAAGCGTCCTCTCTTGGATTTTGGAAATCTATCAATCGCCAATTCTTCTCAAGACA TAGAATTTCATAACAAGAAGGTTTTGGTGCAACATCTGAAGACAATAAGCAGCTCTGAGGTCACTATTGATATTGTGCGATCATTTCTG GAACCTCGTTCCAGAAGTGCTTCTAAATCTGAGTCGAAAGTTGAGAAAAGAAAGAACTTCAAAAAAGTTAAT AAGCAAGACCAGTTCTTGTTTAAAGGTAATCAAGAAAAAGAG TCTTCAGCTAAAGATGCTCGCTTTGAGCAAATATTGAAGAACAGGACTGCAATAAAGAAGACAGCAGCTGAAAAGGCATTACATGAAATATGCCATTTCTATGACATTGTTCGCATTGACTGTGAAGAAAAAATTAGGGAGGTGCAACAGGA GGATATCTGCTTGGAGGATCAAAGACTTTTGGCTAACTTCATGCCTTTACTAATAGATGTCATTCCTAAGGCTGCTGCAGAGATTGAAGCTGATACAAGTGTTCATTCCACACAAG ATACAGAGGACTATGTTTATGACCTCTATACTGTGATGGATGAGATGATCTTTGAAGAAGATTCTTCATGTTGTTATCCGCT AGTTCAAGTTGATGATGAACATTTTTATGATGGGCCTGACAATTTGGATTATGAAACTGACGACTCAAGTGGCATTTCCCTGTGTCAAGTTGACGATGAaccttttttttatggtttcgATGTTCCGGATTGTGAAAATGACCTCTCAAATG ACAATTCAGTCAATGATTGTGCCGCCATGTTTTCGGAAGAAGAAGATTCGCCCAAGTTTTCGGAAGAAGAAGGCTCACCCAAGTTTTCAGAAGAAGAAGGTTCACCCAGGTTTTCAGAAGAAGAAGGTTCGCCCAAGTTTTCAGAAGAAGAAGGTTCGCCCAAGTCGGAAGAAGAAGTTTTGCCCAAGTTTTCGAAAGAAGGTTCTGAGTCTAAatcagaagaaagaaagaatgacAGTTCTTGTAATGAATTGTCAGATGTAAAAATGTAG
- the LOC25497934 gene encoding RNA-directed DNA methylation 4 isoform X4 — MTESSSSPFPPSFHAFSLDRRLKRTLSDFANLSISDSSQNWLEINERPFKRSLLDFGNLSISDSSSSQNVGADSETNVAESSPAAPPSKHVFVRVKRKPFQPPLDAFWLEINERPLKRPLLDFGNLSIANSSQDIEFHNKKVLVQHLKTISSSEVTIDIVRSFLEPRSRSASKSESKVEKRKNFKKVNSSAKDARFEQILKNRTAIKKTAAEKALHEICHFYDIVRIDCEEKIREVQQEDICLEDQRLLANFMPLLIDVIPKAAAEIEADTSVHSTQDTEDYVYDLYTVMDEMIFEEDSSCCYPLLRVQVDDEHFYDGPDNLDYETDDSSGISLCQVDDEPFFYGFDVPDCENDLSNDNSVNDCAAMFSEEEDSPKFSEEEGSPKFSEEEGSPRFSEEEGSPKFSEEEGSPKSEEEVLPKFSKEGSESKSEERKNDSSCNELSDVKM; from the exons ATGACCGAAAGCTCTTCGTCTCCGTTTCCACCATCATTTCACGCTTTCT CTTTGGACAGGCGATTGAAACGTACTCTCTCCGATTTTGCTAATTTGTCAATCTCTGATTCCTCTCAAAACT GGTTGGAAATCAATGAGAGGCCATTCAAGCGTTCTCTATTGGATTTTGGAAATCTATCCATCTCcgattcttcatcttctcaaaACG TTGGTGCTGACTCAGAAACAAATGTGGCTGAGAGCTCTCCAGCTGCTCCTCCATCCAAGCATGTTTTCGTTAGGGTGAAACGAAAACCTTTTCAGCCTCCACTTGATGCTTTCT GGTTGGAAATCAATGAGAGGCCATTGAAGCGTCCTCTCTTGGATTTTGGAAATCTATCAATCGCCAATTCTTCTCAAGACA TAGAATTTCATAACAAGAAGGTTTTGGTGCAACATCTGAAGACAATAAGCAGCTCTGAGGTCACTATTGATATTGTGCGATCATTTCTG GAACCTCGTTCCAGAAGTGCTTCTAAATCTGAGTCGAAAGTTGAGAAAAGAAAGAACTTCAAAAAAGTTAAT TCTTCAGCTAAAGATGCTCGCTTTGAGCAAATATTGAAGAACAGGACTGCAATAAAGAAGACAGCAGCTGAAAAGGCATTACATGAAATATGCCATTTCTATGACATTGTTCGCATTGACTGTGAAGAAAAAATTAGGGAGGTGCAACAGGA GGATATCTGCTTGGAGGATCAAAGACTTTTGGCTAACTTCATGCCTTTACTAATAGATGTCATTCCTAAGGCTGCTGCAGAGATTGAAGCTGATACAAGTGTTCATTCCACACAAG ATACAGAGGACTATGTTTATGACCTCTATACTGTGATGGATGAGATGATCTTTGAAGAAGATTCTTCATGTTGTTATCCGCT ACTCAGAGTTCAAGTTGATGATGAACATTTTTATGATGGGCCTGACAATTTGGATTATGAAACTGACGACTCAAGTGGCATTTCCCTGTGTCAAGTTGACGATGAaccttttttttatggtttcgATGTTCCGGATTGTGAAAATGACCTCTCAAATG ACAATTCAGTCAATGATTGTGCCGCCATGTTTTCGGAAGAAGAAGATTCGCCCAAGTTTTCGGAAGAAGAAGGCTCACCCAAGTTTTCAGAAGAAGAAGGTTCACCCAGGTTTTCAGAAGAAGAAGGTTCGCCCAAGTTTTCAGAAGAAGAAGGTTCGCCCAAGTCGGAAGAAGAAGTTTTGCCCAAGTTTTCGAAAGAAGGTTCTGAGTCTAAatcagaagaaagaaagaatgacAGTTCTTGTAATGAATTGTCAGATGTAAAAATGTAG
- the LOC25497934 gene encoding RNA-directed DNA methylation 4 isoform X5, producing the protein MTESSSSPFPPSFHAFSLDRRLKRTLSDFANLSISDSSQNWLEINERPFKRSLLDFGNLSISDSSSSQNVGADSETNVAESSPAAPPSKHVFVRVKRKPFQPPLDAFWLEINERPLKRPLLDFGNLSIANSSQDKFHNKKVLVQHLKTISSSEVTIDIVRSFLEPRSRSASKSESKVEKRKNFKKVNSSAKDARFEQILKNRTAIKKTAAEKALHEICHFYDIVRIDCEEKIREVQQEDICLEDQRLLANFMPLLIDVIPKAAAEIEADTSVHSTQDTEDYVYDLYTVMDEMIFEEDSSCCYPLLRVQVDDEHFYDGPDNLDYETDDSSGISLCQVDDEPFFYGFDVPDCENDLSNDNSVNDCAAMFSEEEDSPKFSEEEGSPKFSEEEGSPRFSEEEGSPKFSEEEGSPKSEEEVLPKFSKEGSESKSEERKNDSSCNELSDVKM; encoded by the exons ATGACCGAAAGCTCTTCGTCTCCGTTTCCACCATCATTTCACGCTTTCT CTTTGGACAGGCGATTGAAACGTACTCTCTCCGATTTTGCTAATTTGTCAATCTCTGATTCCTCTCAAAACT GGTTGGAAATCAATGAGAGGCCATTCAAGCGTTCTCTATTGGATTTTGGAAATCTATCCATCTCcgattcttcatcttctcaaaACG TTGGTGCTGACTCAGAAACAAATGTGGCTGAGAGCTCTCCAGCTGCTCCTCCATCCAAGCATGTTTTCGTTAGGGTGAAACGAAAACCTTTTCAGCCTCCACTTGATGCTTTCT GGTTGGAAATCAATGAGAGGCCATTGAAGCGTCCTCTCTTGGATTTTGGAAATCTATCAATCGCCAATTCTTCTCAAGACA AATTTCATAACAAGAAGGTTTTGGTGCAACATCTGAAGACAATAAGCAGCTCTGAGGTCACTATTGATATTGTGCGATCATTTCTG GAACCTCGTTCCAGAAGTGCTTCTAAATCTGAGTCGAAAGTTGAGAAAAGAAAGAACTTCAAAAAAGTTAAT TCTTCAGCTAAAGATGCTCGCTTTGAGCAAATATTGAAGAACAGGACTGCAATAAAGAAGACAGCAGCTGAAAAGGCATTACATGAAATATGCCATTTCTATGACATTGTTCGCATTGACTGTGAAGAAAAAATTAGGGAGGTGCAACAGGA GGATATCTGCTTGGAGGATCAAAGACTTTTGGCTAACTTCATGCCTTTACTAATAGATGTCATTCCTAAGGCTGCTGCAGAGATTGAAGCTGATACAAGTGTTCATTCCACACAAG ATACAGAGGACTATGTTTATGACCTCTATACTGTGATGGATGAGATGATCTTTGAAGAAGATTCTTCATGTTGTTATCCGCT ACTCAGAGTTCAAGTTGATGATGAACATTTTTATGATGGGCCTGACAATTTGGATTATGAAACTGACGACTCAAGTGGCATTTCCCTGTGTCAAGTTGACGATGAaccttttttttatggtttcgATGTTCCGGATTGTGAAAATGACCTCTCAAATG ACAATTCAGTCAATGATTGTGCCGCCATGTTTTCGGAAGAAGAAGATTCGCCCAAGTTTTCGGAAGAAGAAGGCTCACCCAAGTTTTCAGAAGAAGAAGGTTCACCCAGGTTTTCAGAAGAAGAAGGTTCGCCCAAGTTTTCAGAAGAAGAAGGTTCGCCCAAGTCGGAAGAAGAAGTTTTGCCCAAGTTTTCGAAAGAAGGTTCTGAGTCTAAatcagaagaaagaaagaatgacAGTTCTTGTAATGAATTGTCAGATGTAAAAATGTAG
- the LOC25497934 gene encoding RNA-directed DNA methylation 4 isoform X2 — protein sequence MTESSSSPFPPSFHAFSLDRRLKRTLSDFANLSISDSSQNWLEINERPFKRSLLDFGNLSISDSSSSQNVGADSETNVAESSPAAPPSKHVFVRVKRKPFQPPLDAFWLEINERPLKRPLLDFGNLSIANSSQDKFHNKKVLVQHLKTISSSEVTIDIVRSFLEPRSRSASKSESKVEKRKNFKKVNKQDQFLFKGNQEKESSAKDARFEQILKNRTAIKKTAAEKALHEICHFYDIVRIDCEEKIREVQQEDICLEDQRLLANFMPLLIDVIPKAAAEIEADTSVHSTQDTEDYVYDLYTVMDEMIFEEDSSCCYPLLRVQVDDEHFYDGPDNLDYETDDSSGISLCQVDDEPFFYGFDVPDCENDLSNDNSVNDCAAMFSEEEDSPKFSEEEGSPKFSEEEGSPRFSEEEGSPKFSEEEGSPKSEEEVLPKFSKEGSESKSEERKNDSSCNELSDVKM from the exons ATGACCGAAAGCTCTTCGTCTCCGTTTCCACCATCATTTCACGCTTTCT CTTTGGACAGGCGATTGAAACGTACTCTCTCCGATTTTGCTAATTTGTCAATCTCTGATTCCTCTCAAAACT GGTTGGAAATCAATGAGAGGCCATTCAAGCGTTCTCTATTGGATTTTGGAAATCTATCCATCTCcgattcttcatcttctcaaaACG TTGGTGCTGACTCAGAAACAAATGTGGCTGAGAGCTCTCCAGCTGCTCCTCCATCCAAGCATGTTTTCGTTAGGGTGAAACGAAAACCTTTTCAGCCTCCACTTGATGCTTTCT GGTTGGAAATCAATGAGAGGCCATTGAAGCGTCCTCTCTTGGATTTTGGAAATCTATCAATCGCCAATTCTTCTCAAGACA AATTTCATAACAAGAAGGTTTTGGTGCAACATCTGAAGACAATAAGCAGCTCTGAGGTCACTATTGATATTGTGCGATCATTTCTG GAACCTCGTTCCAGAAGTGCTTCTAAATCTGAGTCGAAAGTTGAGAAAAGAAAGAACTTCAAAAAAGTTAAT AAGCAAGACCAGTTCTTGTTTAAAGGTAATCAAGAAAAAGAG TCTTCAGCTAAAGATGCTCGCTTTGAGCAAATATTGAAGAACAGGACTGCAATAAAGAAGACAGCAGCTGAAAAGGCATTACATGAAATATGCCATTTCTATGACATTGTTCGCATTGACTGTGAAGAAAAAATTAGGGAGGTGCAACAGGA GGATATCTGCTTGGAGGATCAAAGACTTTTGGCTAACTTCATGCCTTTACTAATAGATGTCATTCCTAAGGCTGCTGCAGAGATTGAAGCTGATACAAGTGTTCATTCCACACAAG ATACAGAGGACTATGTTTATGACCTCTATACTGTGATGGATGAGATGATCTTTGAAGAAGATTCTTCATGTTGTTATCCGCT ACTCAGAGTTCAAGTTGATGATGAACATTTTTATGATGGGCCTGACAATTTGGATTATGAAACTGACGACTCAAGTGGCATTTCCCTGTGTCAAGTTGACGATGAaccttttttttatggtttcgATGTTCCGGATTGTGAAAATGACCTCTCAAATG ACAATTCAGTCAATGATTGTGCCGCCATGTTTTCGGAAGAAGAAGATTCGCCCAAGTTTTCGGAAGAAGAAGGCTCACCCAAGTTTTCAGAAGAAGAAGGTTCACCCAGGTTTTCAGAAGAAGAAGGTTCGCCCAAGTTTTCAGAAGAAGAAGGTTCGCCCAAGTCGGAAGAAGAAGTTTTGCCCAAGTTTTCGAAAGAAGGTTCTGAGTCTAAatcagaagaaagaaagaatgacAGTTCTTGTAATGAATTGTCAGATGTAAAAATGTAG